A genomic segment from Moorena sp. SIOASIH encodes:
- a CDS encoding pentapeptide repeat-containing protein → MKQLLLLLALAGLLSLGSAIAKLNSPQPPDLQYLLDRGECSACVLEGVNLQGLNFYFAELEGANLQHIHGKGAKFEGANCEKTQWQNSKLQYADFMDANLSHASLQYADLMVANFKGANLIEAELDYANLQGGKFQAAQISNGHLQSANLAYAHLEGANLANADLSNSRLEGAILKGANLQGASLAGANLKKANLQGANLKGANLNFTNFTNANLSDSYLGGAMLDQTNLEKAVLERACFGPVECTLKTNSMTSFSTAATFKEVNFNGTNVKGTSFKGIDGETIPWESIELCNTILPDGVVSDRDCGNLELRIEN, encoded by the coding sequence ATGAAGCAGTTACTGTTACTGTTAGCTTTGGCGGGACTTCTGAGTTTAGGGAGTGCGATCGCTAAATTAAATTCCCCTCAACCTCCGGATCTACAGTATCTGCTAGACCGTGGTGAATGTTCAGCTTGTGTATTAGAGGGGGTAAATCTACAGGGGCTCAATTTTTATTTTGCTGAGCTAGAAGGAGCAAATTTGCAACATATTCATGGCAAAGGAGCTAAGTTTGAGGGGGCAAATTGTGAGAAAACTCAATGGCAAAATTCTAAGCTTCAATATGCTGATTTTATGGATGCTAATTTGAGCCATGCTAGCCTACAATATGCTGATTTAATGGTAGCAAATTTCAAGGGAGCAAACCTGATTGAGGCTGAGCTAGATTATGCTAATCTCCAAGGTGGTAAGTTTCAAGCTGCCCAAATCAGTAATGGACATTTACAGAGTGCTAACTTGGCCTATGCTCATTTAGAAGGAGCTAATCTAGCTAATGCTGATTTAAGCAACAGTCGGTTGGAAGGAGCAATATTGAAGGGGGCTAATTTGCAGGGAGCAAGTTTAGCAGGTGCTAATTTGAAGAAAGCTAATTTACAGGGGGCTAATTTAAAAGGGGCTAATCTAAATTTTACTAATTTTACAAACGCTAACCTATCTGATAGTTATCTTGGGGGAGCAATGCTAGACCAAACCAACCTTGAAAAGGCTGTGCTGGAAAGAGCTTGTTTCGGTCCTGTGGAATGTACTCTTAAAACAAATTCAATGACATCGTTTTCAACAGCGGCTACTTTCAAAGAGGTTAACTTCAATGGAACCAACGTAAAAGGAACAAGTTTTAAGGGAATTGATGGGGAAACTATTCCCTGGGAAAGTATAGAACTGTGCAATACAATTTTACCTGATGGAGTGGTAAGCGACCGGGATTGTGGGAATTTAGAATTAAGAATTGAGAATTGA
- a CDS encoding transposase — MITQIPKGYQEWFRVVMRKMPHLSKSQAVGLAMGRFFGIAITQSCGLSTVAVFLAEIQHRSENNVREQLRQWYKEKSHKYGRKRQEIEVSESFAFLLLWILSWWSSDQKSLVLAADASTLGKRFTVLVISVVYRGCGIPVAWKIVGATEKGSWQPYWHQLLNQVKQGIPDDWFVIVTTDRGLYAKWFYQGIVANGWHPLMRINAQGYYQPSQVLGDQPPSKLPLSGLITEVGQHWSGRVRCFRSNCVDCTLLARWDHGYADPWLMLTDLSPQQAQIYWYSMRSWIECLFKDIKRGGFGWHHTKMTDPKRAERQW, encoded by the coding sequence ATGATCACACAGATTCCGAAAGGGTATCAAGAATGGTTCAGAGTAGTGATGAGGAAGATGCCTCATCTGAGCAAATCTCAGGCAGTGGGATTAGCAATGGGTCGCTTTTTTGGTATTGCCATCACTCAAAGTTGTGGATTATCAACAGTAGCCGTATTTTTAGCAGAAATCCAACATCGATCAGAAAACAATGTCAGAGAGCAGTTAAGGCAATGGTACAAGGAAAAAAGTCACAAATATGGCAGAAAGCGACAAGAAATAGAAGTCAGTGAAAGCTTTGCCTTCTTATTGTTGTGGATATTAAGTTGGTGGTCATCCGATCAAAAAAGCCTGGTGCTGGCTGCAGATGCATCCACATTGGGTAAGCGTTTTACAGTCTTGGTAATTAGTGTGGTCTACCGTGGCTGTGGAATACCTGTAGCTTGGAAAATTGTGGGTGCAACCGAAAAAGGGAGTTGGCAACCTTACTGGCATCAGCTGTTAAATCAGGTCAAACAGGGGATCCCGGATGATTGGTTTGTGATAGTCACCACAGACCGAGGGTTGTATGCTAAATGGTTTTATCAAGGGATTGTGGCTAATGGCTGGCATCCTTTGATGCGGATTAATGCTCAAGGATATTACCAACCATCCCAGGTTTTGGGTGACCAACCCCCATCGAAATTACCTCTGTCTGGGCTAATCACTGAGGTTGGTCAGCATTGGAGTGGTCGAGTCAGATGTTTCCGAAGCAACTGTGTCGATTGCACTCTCTTAGCTCGCTGGGATCACGGTTATGCTGACCCTTGGTTAATGTTAACGGATTTGAGTCCACAACAGGCTCAAATCTACTGGTATAGTATGCGTAGCTGGATTGAATGCTTGTTCAAAGACATTAAGCGTGGTGGTTTTGGTTGGCATCACACCAAAATGACTGACCCCAAACGTGCCGAAAGACAATGGTAA
- a CDS encoding M23 family metallopeptidase produces the protein MSNNPNYDALKAAMKSLHDQTVFPVAGKDFRHIGSTFMCRTEIDSVSSDFHRGIDVGEMDGKAGEDDIVAPYDGVFWGYREYSGAGFTVRLRHQFPTPFTYYGKTVKYFYTWYCHLDKDSTLPIVSGWKKGKDGEAISAGQLIGKMGKSGETNVVHLHFEIRIGTNNSLEYQLANPQVTQWGFDPHIHPMLLYQPHAPAASPSLTQVGSCVPGNPVVLEYAIHREQPLLNRVETNIIDVSSEMAVKSHVIDLNLREGMDPTETAKLDNLDRDKTHFESIPFGYHPTVSEYKTKIIIPAEYIYSYFNSNHQLKIEVSDIWDYKVGESLSLSV, from the coding sequence ATGTCCAACAATCCTAACTATGATGCCCTTAAGGCAGCAATGAAATCTTTGCACGACCAGACAGTATTTCCTGTGGCTGGTAAAGATTTCCGTCATATTGGATCGACGTTTATGTGTCGTACAGAAATCGATTCTGTCTCCTCAGACTTTCACCGTGGTATTGATGTTGGAGAAATGGATGGTAAGGCTGGTGAGGATGATATTGTTGCTCCCTATGACGGGGTTTTTTGGGGATACCGGGAATACTCTGGTGCTGGTTTTACGGTGAGGCTACGTCATCAGTTTCCGACACCGTTTACTTACTATGGCAAAACAGTCAAGTATTTTTATACCTGGTATTGTCATCTCGACAAAGACAGCACGTTGCCGATTGTTAGTGGTTGGAAAAAAGGAAAAGATGGAGAAGCGATTAGTGCTGGTCAGTTAATCGGCAAAATGGGAAAAAGTGGAGAAACTAATGTCGTTCATTTGCATTTTGAGATTAGGATAGGTACTAATAATTCTTTAGAATATCAATTAGCAAATCCTCAGGTGACTCAATGGGGCTTCGATCCACATATTCACCCAATGCTACTCTACCAACCCCACGCTCCAGCCGCTTCACCATCGTTAACTCAGGTTGGTAGCTGTGTACCAGGAAATCCTGTGGTGCTGGAATATGCAATACACCGGGAGCAACCTCTGCTTAATCGAGTTGAAACTAACATTATTGATGTTAGTTCGGAAATGGCGGTTAAATCTCATGTTATTGATTTAAATCTCCGGGAGGGAATGGATCCAACGGAAACAGCAAAATTGGATAACCTTGACCGGGATAAAACTCATTTTGAGTCTATTCCCTTTGGGTATCATCCAACAGTAAGTGAGTATAAGACGAAAATAATTATACCTGCTGAGTATATCTATAGTTACTTTAATTCTAATCACCAACTGAAGATTGAAGTATCTGATATTTGGGATTATAAAGTGGGTGAATCTTTGTCTCTTAGTGTTTAG
- a CDS encoding CHAT domain-containing protein, producing the protein MGRNRKTSDPQFEFILDVIQAIEDSNGDAQVVYPLLAANIDKLNEKLAEKLQDWARINLAKKEAKVKFIADFIGNFSNRIREFTLGEKVSNIEIAITGYEVVLTVYTREAFPIEWAITQNNLGIAYAYRIKGEKAQNIENSIACYKEALRVYTFEAFPIEWATTQNNLGHDYYDRIKGEKAQNIENSIACYQQALRVYTFEEFPIEWARTQNNLGHDYYDRIKGEKAQNIENSIACYKEALRVYTFEEFPIEWATTQNNLGIAYSYRIKGEKAQNIENSIACYQQAFTVRTFEGFPIEWAETQNNLGIAYYYRIKGEKAQNIEEAIACYQQAIIVLNFEEFPIEWATTQNNLGNAYGDRIKGEKAQNIEEAIACLKQALTVTTFEGFPIEWAQTQNNLGNAYGDRIEGEKPQNIEEAIACYQQALRVRTFEAFPIEWAETQNNLGIAYSDRIKGEKAQNIEEAIACYQEALRVRTFEEFSIDWARTQNNLGGAYSYRIKGEKAQNSEDAIACFQQALRVRTFEAFPQSHAETLFNLGLTYQDISQFTSAYSTFASAIATVESLREEIVSGDESKRKQAEEWNKLYISMVEVCLELTNITEAIEYVERSKTRNLVEQILSRDLKTIFPADVVTQLEQYRDEIAIGQYKIQHGKAENPTALAQHLQELRQQRNELQNRYLPIGSSFQFKQFQQKLDDRTTIVEFYITRDKLLTFIFTNQTQQPIVWESQPKDLDQLVNWANGYWRAYSTKKFHWQRRLTTRLHLLAQILHIDDIIQQIPPECDRLILIPHRYLHLFPLHALPINSQQVEATSKILMDQFPAGVSYAPSCQLLQLTQSRKRPEDFTHLFAVQNPTDDLVYTNLEVEVIKSFFKAAEVLASQEAKEAAVKVNENLTTAHCCHFSCHGSFNLESPLESALVLAETKTEQIVQDQTTEDGFLTLEEIFGLKLEQCRLVTLSACETGLIDFNNTSDEYIGLPSGFLVAGSPAVVSSLWTVNDLSTALLIIKFYDNLLNYQMSLAVALNQAQFWLRDTTKEKLEEYIDNLPLTFVQKYLSKAKFHNFDDSDKPFEAPFYWAAFCAIGQ; encoded by the coding sequence ATGGGGAGAAATCGCAAAACATCTGATCCCCAATTCGAGTTTATATTAGATGTTATACAAGCAATTGAAGACAGTAATGGTGACGCGCAGGTAGTTTATCCATTACTGGCAGCAAATATAGACAAACTTAATGAGAAGTTAGCAGAAAAATTGCAGGATTGGGCAAGAATTAATCTTGCTAAAAAAGAAGCAAAGGTAAAATTTATAGCAGATTTTATTGGCAATTTTAGCAATCGAATTCGGGAATTTACCTTGGGTGAAAAAGTCAGCAATATTGAAATTGCCATCACTGGCTATGAAGTCGTACTAACAGTCTACACCCGTGAAGCATTTCCTATTGAGTGGGCAATCACACAAAATAATCTCGGTATTGCTTACGCTTACCGAATCAAAGGTGAGAAAGCACAGAATATAGAAAATTCGATCGCTTGTTACAAAGAGGCTCTTAGAGTTTATACCTTTGAGGCATTTCCTATTGAGTGGGCAACGACACAAAATAATCTCGGTCATGATTACTATGACCGAATCAAAGGTGAGAAAGCACAGAATATAGAAAATTCGATCGCTTGTTATCAACAGGCTCTTAGAGTTTATACCTTTGAGGAATTTCCTATTGAGTGGGCAAGGACACAAAATAATCTCGGTCATGATTACTATGACCGAATCAAAGGTGAGAAAGCACAAAATATAGAAAATTCGATCGCTTGTTACAAAGAGGCTCTTAGAGTTTATACCTTTGAGGAATTTCCTATTGAGTGGGCAACGACACAAAATAATCTCGGTATTGCTTACTCTTACCGAATCAAAGGTGAGAAAGCACAGAATATAGAAAATTCGATCGCTTGTTACCAACAGGCTTTTACAGTCAGAACCTTTGAGGGATTTCCTATTGAGTGGGCAGAAACACAAAATAATCTCGGTATTGCTTACTATTACCGAATCAAAGGTGAGAAAGCACAGAATATAGAAGAGGCGATCGCTTGTTATCAACAGGCTATTATAGTATTAAACTTTGAGGAATTTCCTATTGAGTGGGCAACGACACAAAATAATCTCGGTAATGCTTACGGTGACCGAATCAAAGGTGAGAAAGCACAGAATATAGAAGAGGCGATTGCTTGTTTAAAACAGGCTCTTACAGTCACAACCTTTGAGGGATTTCCTATTGAGTGGGCACAAACACAAAATAATCTCGGTAATGCTTACGGTGACCGAATCGAAGGGGAAAAACCACAGAATATAGAAGAGGCCATCGCTTGTTATCAACAGGCTCTTAGAGTCAGAACCTTTGAGGCATTTCCTATTGAGTGGGCAGAAACACAAAATAATCTCGGTATTGCTTACTCTGACCGAATCAAAGGTGAAAAAGCACAGAATATAGAAGAGGCCATCGCTTGTTACCAAGAAGCTCTTAGAGTCAGAACCTTTGAGGAATTTTCTATTGATTGGGCAAGGACACAAAATAATCTCGGTGGTGCTTACTCTTACAGAATCAAAGGTGAGAAAGCACAGAATAGTGAAGATGCCATCGCTTGTTTCCAACAGGCTCTTAGAGTCAGAACCTTTGAGGCATTTCCCCAAAGCCATGCAGAAACTTTATTCAACCTAGGGCTGACTTACCAAGACATTAGCCAGTTTACCTCAGCATACAGCACCTTTGCATCTGCCATCGCTACCGTAGAATCTTTGCGCGAAGAAATAGTTTCAGGTGACGAAAGCAAACGCAAGCAAGCAGAAGAATGGAACAAACTTTATATCAGCATGGTAGAAGTCTGTTTAGAATTAACTAATATCACCGAAGCCATTGAATATGTTGAACGGAGCAAAACCCGCAATTTAGTTGAACAGATCCTCAGCCGTGACCTGAAAACCATCTTTCCCGCAGATGTTGTTACTCAACTAGAACAATACAGGGATGAAATAGCCATAGGTCAATATAAAATCCAACATGGCAAAGCTGAAAATCCAACAGCCCTGGCACAACATCTCCAAGAATTGCGACAACAGCGGAATGAATTGCAAAACCGCTACTTACCTATCGGTTCTAGCTTCCAGTTTAAGCAATTTCAGCAAAAACTGGATGATCGCACCACCATTGTGGAGTTTTACATTACACGGGATAAGCTACTTACTTTCATCTTTACTAACCAAACCCAGCAGCCTATCGTTTGGGAGTCTCAGCCAAAAGACTTAGATCAATTGGTAAATTGGGCAAATGGATATTGGCGAGCCTACAGCACAAAGAAATTCCATTGGCAACGTCGCCTGACTACCCGTCTACATTTGTTGGCGCAAATTCTGCACATTGATGACATCATTCAGCAGATTCCTCCAGAGTGCGATCGCTTAATTTTAATCCCCCATCGGTATTTACATTTGTTCCCCCTTCATGCGTTACCTATCAACAGTCAGCAGGTAGAAGCTACATCTAAAATTCTAATGGATCAGTTTCCAGCAGGGGTAAGTTACGCTCCTAGCTGTCAACTACTGCAACTTACTCAAAGCAGAAAACGCCCAGAAGATTTTACCCACCTATTTGCGGTTCAAAACCCCACTGATGATTTGGTTTACACTAACCTAGAAGTAGAAGTGATTAAATCATTTTTCAAGGCTGCTGAAGTCTTAGCCAGCCAAGAGGCAAAGGAAGCTGCTGTCAAAGTAAATGAGAACTTGACAACAGCGCACTGTTGCCACTTTTCCTGTCATGGCTCTTTCAACCTAGAATCACCTCTAGAATCGGCACTGGTTTTAGCGGAAACTAAAACAGAACAGATAGTCCAAGACCAAACTACAGAAGATGGATTTCTGACTTTAGAGGAAATTTTTGGCCTCAAATTAGAACAATGTCGCCTCGTCACTCTTTCGGCTTGTGAAACCGGATTAATCGACTTTAATAACACCAGCGACGAATACATTGGTTTACCAAGTGGTTTCCTAGTTGCAGGTAGTCCAGCGGTAGTTAGTAGCCTGTGGACAGTAAACGATTTGTCTACAGCGTTGTTGATAATCAAATTTTATGATAATCTGCTAAACTACCAGATGTCCTTAGCAGTTGCTCTTAACCAAGCGCAATTCTGGCTGCGGGATACCACAAAAGAAAAATTAGAGGAGTACATTGATAATTTGCCTTTGACTTTTGTTCAGAAATACCTAAGTAAGGCTAAGTTTCACAATTTTGATGACAGCGATAAACCCTTTGAAGCCCCATTTTATTGGGCTGCATTCTGTGCGATTGGTCAATAG
- a CDS encoding DNA alkylation repair protein — protein MHTVELERLKARKGARKRSEIPNDVLSALNQGKIETVNLVEWLAIDMPFLLRNSLTEIGWEEKIDNLYDQSLKLQDQGITKRLKGIGEILFHALEDEENPTEIFETLASHTSDMVRAWAAFSIAADQTLSLPERLEIMGRFAADGSFSVRECAWDALRSYLVEDLAYSFDLLTEWVKDEDPNIRRCAVEATRPRGVWCKHIPTLKKNPEPGLTILEFVRSDPSNYVQRSVANWLNDASKSNPDWVINTCLRWRKESPTKETNWIIKHALRTLKKQNTLSQELLL, from the coding sequence ATGCACACAGTTGAACTTGAAAGGCTAAAAGCGAGAAAAGGAGCAAGGAAGCGTTCTGAAATTCCTAATGACGTCTTATCGGCACTCAATCAAGGAAAAATTGAAACCGTCAATCTCGTTGAATGGTTAGCCATTGATATGCCTTTTCTGCTTCGGAATAGTCTTACAGAAATAGGTTGGGAAGAAAAAATTGATAACTTGTATGATCAGAGCTTGAAACTTCAAGACCAAGGCATTACCAAGCGACTCAAAGGGATTGGAGAAATACTCTTTCACGCTCTAGAAGACGAAGAAAACCCAACAGAAATTTTTGAAACGTTGGCTAGTCATACTTCTGACATGGTTAGAGCTTGGGCTGCTTTTAGTATAGCCGCTGACCAGACTCTCTCCTTACCCGAGAGGTTAGAAATAATGGGTAGGTTTGCCGCTGATGGTAGTTTCTCTGTCAGAGAATGCGCTTGGGATGCCCTTAGAAGCTATCTTGTAGAAGATTTAGCTTATAGCTTCGATTTACTAACAGAGTGGGTCAAAGATGAAGACCCCAATATTCGACGCTGTGCGGTAGAAGCTACTCGTCCTCGTGGTGTTTGGTGTAAACATATTCCGACTTTGAAGAAAAACCCTGAGCCAGGTTTGACCATATTAGAATTCGTTCGTTCAGACCCCAGTAATTATGTGCAGCGTTCGGTTGCTAACTGGTTGAATGATGCCAGCAAATCTAATCCAGATTGGGTAATAAATACCTGTTTGCGGTGGCGAAAAGAATCTCCAACCAAGGAAACAAATTGGATTATTAAACACGCTCTTAGGACTCTCAAAAAGCAGAATACTTTATCCCAGGAACTTCTACTATAG
- a CDS encoding class I adenylate-forming enzyme family protein: MMIYGLNVMKKRILTSVLWQAAKRWPERVYLDGDNSYTYAEAASFVYRLAESLKSFGVKRWDRVLIFAKNRPEILLILFAANVVGASVTILHEGSTEKTLRKICSNLEPKAVFLDDTTRSRCNFCENYFNIDREIISDSNSKSFKDCLPKLNDIASRSGAIDTDPALIIYTSGSTGNPKGVVMTQDNVLFVVEKIQSRLSYSSEDTIGLFLPLSFDYGLYQGFIAAQVGARLVVSSSEFAGPLLLKNLRQKNINVLPGVPNLFESLLKILERRKEKLPEIRVATNTGAHLSEQNILRLQNALPNVLLYPMYGLTECKRISILTPEEIKKHPGSVGRALDNTDAFVVDNSGNILPPGKVGELVVCGRHVGLGYWKSPIETQTRYRTHPLEIGRVLYTGDDFKIDEEGYLYFVGRRDEQIKRNGFRIHPLEIETAAVELEEINNASVVQVGDHLALFVVTNKPNLTENTILSKLSDLLEPYKVPDSVKFLKEFPSTSNNKVDRRALAELLSENMSTPSNYSKV; the protein is encoded by the coding sequence ATGATGATTTATGGTCTGAATGTTATGAAGAAAAGAATACTTACGTCAGTACTCTGGCAAGCTGCGAAACGTTGGCCTGAACGAGTATATTTAGACGGAGATAACTCGTATACCTATGCAGAAGCGGCCAGTTTCGTCTATCGACTAGCAGAAAGCCTCAAATCGTTTGGTGTCAAACGCTGGGATCGAGTTCTAATATTTGCAAAAAACAGACCTGAGATATTGCTCATCTTGTTTGCCGCTAATGTAGTTGGTGCTTCTGTAACTATTTTACATGAAGGCAGTACTGAGAAAACATTGAGAAAGATTTGTAGTAATCTGGAACCAAAAGCGGTGTTTTTAGATGACACAACCAGATCACGGTGTAATTTCTGTGAAAATTACTTTAATATTGACAGGGAAATCATCAGTGACTCTAACTCCAAATCCTTCAAAGATTGTCTACCAAAGCTTAATGATATTGCCTCCAGGTCAGGAGCTATTGATACTGATCCAGCATTAATCATTTATACATCGGGGTCAACCGGTAATCCAAAAGGAGTAGTGATGACCCAGGATAATGTGCTTTTTGTAGTAGAAAAAATTCAATCCCGATTGTCTTATTCTTCGGAAGATACTATTGGTTTATTTCTGCCGTTATCCTTCGATTACGGTCTTTATCAAGGTTTTATTGCTGCACAAGTTGGTGCTCGTCTTGTAGTCAGTAGCTCTGAGTTTGCAGGTCCTTTGTTGCTTAAGAATTTACGTCAAAAAAATATCAATGTCCTTCCAGGAGTTCCCAATCTTTTTGAATCTTTGTTGAAAATATTAGAGCGGAGGAAAGAAAAATTACCTGAAATTCGCGTCGCCACTAACACAGGAGCTCATCTATCTGAACAAAACATTCTGCGCTTACAAAACGCTCTACCGAATGTATTGCTATATCCAATGTACGGACTTACAGAATGTAAGCGTATCTCAATTTTGACTCCCGAAGAAATTAAAAAACATCCAGGATCTGTTGGGCGAGCATTAGACAACACTGATGCTTTTGTTGTTGATAATTCAGGAAATATACTACCACCTGGCAAAGTTGGTGAGTTGGTGGTGTGTGGACGTCACGTTGGACTAGGATACTGGAAATCACCTATTGAAACCCAGACTCGATACCGAACCCATCCTCTAGAAATAGGGCGAGTTCTTTATACAGGCGATGATTTCAAAATAGATGAAGAGGGATACCTATATTTTGTTGGTCGACGTGACGAACAGATTAAAAGAAATGGATTCCGCATACACCCTCTAGAAATCGAAACAGCAGCTGTAGAACTCGAGGAAATTAACAACGCTTCAGTAGTGCAGGTTGGCGATCATCTCGCCCTGTTTGTTGTTACAAACAAACCCAATCTTACCGAAAATACAATTTTGTCAAAACTCAGTGATTTACTGGAGCCATACAAAGTTCCTGACTCTGTGAAATTCTTGAAAGAATTCCCAAGTACATCTAACAACAAGGTTGACCGTCGAGCATTAGCCGAACTTTTGTCAGAAAATATGTCAACTCCATCAAATTACAGCAAGGTTTGA
- a CDS encoding phosphopantetheine-binding protein, with amino-acid sequence MGTIIERIKTCMVEHLKLVKSVDEIKDDTELTSLGLDSMGATNLMIDLEDEFDITFPDALLTPETFKTTLTLDSAIQTLLNSQA; translated from the coding sequence ATGGGCACTATAATTGAAAGAATAAAGACTTGCATGGTTGAGCATTTGAAATTGGTTAAATCAGTTGATGAAATAAAAGATGATACTGAATTAACTAGCTTAGGTTTAGATTCAATGGGTGCAACCAATCTGATGATTGATCTTGAAGATGAATTTGATATTACTTTTCCAGATGCCTTATTAACTCCAGAAACATTCAAGACAACTCTAACGCTGGATTCTGCTATTCAAACTCTTCTTAATTCACAAGCTTAA